One stretch of Dromaius novaehollandiae isolate bDroNov1 chromosome 39, bDroNov1.hap1, whole genome shotgun sequence DNA includes these proteins:
- the RPL28 gene encoding large ribosomal subunit protein eL28 isoform X2 has protein sequence MSSHLQWMIVRNCSSFLIKRNNQTYSTEPNNLKARNSFRYNGLIHRKTVGVEPAADGKGVVVVLKKRAGQRKPASCYARVTVNRNARATLSSLRHIIRKNKYRKDLRMAALRRASAILRSQKPVVVKKKRVRAAKAP, from the exons ATGTCGTCCCACCTGCAGTGGATGATCGTGCGCAACTGCTCCAGCTTCCTCATCAAGAGGAACAACCAGACCTACAGCACC gAGCCGAACAACCTGAAGGCGCGCAACTCCTTCCGCTACAACGGCCTCATCCACCGCAAGACGGTCGGCGTGGAGCCGGCGGCCGACGGCAAGGGCGTCGTGGTGGTGCTGAAGAAGCGGGCAG ggcagcgcAAGCCGGCCTCCTGCTACGCCCGCGTGACGGTGAACCGGAACGCGCGGGCGACGCTGAGCAGCCTCCGCCACATCATCCGCAAGAACAAGTACCGCAAGGACCTGCGCATG GCCGCCCTGCGCCGCGCCAGCGCCATCCTGCGCAGCCAGAAGCCGGTGGTGGTGAAGAAGAAGCGGGTCCGCGCCGCCAAGGCGCCCTGA
- the RCVRN gene encoding recoverin isoform X1, producing MGNSKSGALSKEILEDLKLNTRYSEEELCKWYESFQKQCPDGRISRGEFEKIYANFFPNSDPQVYARHVFRSFDTNDDGTLDFREYIIALHLTSSGKTHLKLEWAFSLFDVDRNGEVSKGEVLEIVSAIFKMIPAEEQKLLPEDENSPQKRADKLWAYFKKGDNDKIAEGEFIDGVMKNDAIMRLIQYEPKK from the exons ATGGGCAACAGCAAGAGCGGGGCGCTCTCCAAGGAGATCCTGGAGGACCTGAAGCTGAACACGCGCTACTCGGAGGAGGAGCTGTGCAAGTGGTACGAGAGCTTCCAGAAGCAGTGCCCCGACGGGCGCATCAGCCGCGGCGAGTTCGAGAAGATCTACGCCAACTTCTTCCCCAACTCGGACCCGCAGGTGTACGCGCGGCACGTCTTCCGCAGCTTCGACACCAACGACGACGGCACGCTCGACTTCCGGGAGTACATCATCGCCCTGCACCTCACCTCCTCCGGCAAGACCCACCTCAAGCTCGAGTGGGCCTTCTCCCTCTTCGACGTCGACCGCAACGGCGAGGTCAGCAAGGGCGAGGTGCTGGAGATCGTCTCG gCCATTTTCAAGATGATCCCGGCGgaggagcagaagctgctgccgGAGGACGAGAACAGCCCCCAGAAACGGGCCGACAAGCTCTGGGCCTACTTCAAGAAGGGCGACAACG ATAAGATCGCGGAGGGCGAGTTCATCGACGGCGTCATGAAGAACGACGCCATCATGCGCCTCATCCAGTACGAGCCCAAGAAatag
- the RPL28 gene encoding large ribosomal subunit protein eL28 isoform X1 produces MSSHLQWMIVRNCSSFLIKRNNQTYSTHPPVPPQEPNNLKARNSFRYNGLIHRKTVGVEPAADGKGVVVVLKKRAGQRKPASCYARVTVNRNARATLSSLRHIIRKNKYRKDLRMAALRRASAILRSQKPVVVKKKRVRAAKAP; encoded by the exons ATGTCGTCCCACCTGCAGTGGATGATCGTGCGCAACTGCTCCAGCTTCCTCATCAAGAGGAACAACCAGACCTACAGCACC cacccccccgtgcccccccaggAGCCGAACAACCTGAAGGCGCGCAACTCCTTCCGCTACAACGGCCTCATCCACCGCAAGACGGTCGGCGTGGAGCCGGCGGCCGACGGCAAGGGCGTCGTGGTGGTGCTGAAGAAGCGGGCAG ggcagcgcAAGCCGGCCTCCTGCTACGCCCGCGTGACGGTGAACCGGAACGCGCGGGCGACGCTGAGCAGCCTCCGCCACATCATCCGCAAGAACAAGTACCGCAAGGACCTGCGCATG GCCGCCCTGCGCCGCGCCAGCGCCATCCTGCGCAGCCAGAAGCCGGTGGTGGTGAAGAAGAAGCGGGTCCGCGCCGCCAAGGCGCCCTGA
- the RCVRN gene encoding recoverin isoform X2 yields the protein MGNSKSGALSKEILEDLKLNTRYSEEELCKWYESFQKQCPDGRISRGEFEKIYANFFPNSDPQVYARHVFRSFDTNDDGTLDFREYIIALHLTSSGKTHLKLEWAFSLFDVDRNGEAIFKMIPAEEQKLLPEDENSPQKRADKLWAYFKKGDNDKIAEGEFIDGVMKNDAIMRLIQYEPKK from the exons ATGGGCAACAGCAAGAGCGGGGCGCTCTCCAAGGAGATCCTGGAGGACCTGAAGCTGAACACGCGCTACTCGGAGGAGGAGCTGTGCAAGTGGTACGAGAGCTTCCAGAAGCAGTGCCCCGACGGGCGCATCAGCCGCGGCGAGTTCGAGAAGATCTACGCCAACTTCTTCCCCAACTCGGACCCGCAGGTGTACGCGCGGCACGTCTTCCGCAGCTTCGACACCAACGACGACGGCACGCTCGACTTCCGGGAGTACATCATCGCCCTGCACCTCACCTCCTCCGGCAAGACCCACCTCAAGCTCGAGTGGGCCTTCTCCCTCTTCGACGTCGACCGCAACGGCGAG gCCATTTTCAAGATGATCCCGGCGgaggagcagaagctgctgccgGAGGACGAGAACAGCCCCCAGAAACGGGCCGACAAGCTCTGGGCCTACTTCAAGAAGGGCGACAACG ATAAGATCGCGGAGGGCGAGTTCATCGACGGCGTCATGAAGAACGACGCCATCATGCGCCTCATCCAGTACGAGCCCAAGAAatag